The Microtus pennsylvanicus isolate mMicPen1 chromosome 19, mMicPen1.hap1, whole genome shotgun sequence genome includes a region encoding these proteins:
- the Kcp gene encoding kielin/chordin-like protein, whose translation MAGAGEVLLPLLLQLGSLVLAACGGEVSRERPRLADILDYQQQAPSRSSVPAGAHQQQWCPLEERLERLEAEVTDLRKQNRDLQARVLQLESRDCCSTAPQCCGLQRTCPEGARWEPDACTTCVCRDGTAHCGPQPSLPHCRGCSHNGQSYGHGETFSPDACTTCHCLAGAVQCRGPSCSELNCLETLTPPGECCPVCRPGCEYEGQRHEEGASFLSSSNPCLQCSCLRSLVRCVPVKCQPSPCPEPVLRPGHCCPVCQAPGCTEGNSHRDHGQEWTTPGDPCRICRCLEGQIQCRQRECASLCPYPARPLPGTCCPVCDGCFLNGREHSSGEPVGSQDPCSSCRCANGSVQCEPLPCPPAPCRYPGRIPGQCCPVCDGCQYQGHDYQSEDTFTLQENGRCLRCSCQAGDVSCEEQDCPVAPCTRSASGPQLCSACVLNGEEFAEGIQWEPDGQPCTTCSCQDGVPVCRAVLCSPIPCQHPTQPPGACCPSCESCTYHGLVYANGQNFTDVDNPCHACHCEDGTVRCSLVNCPPTTCAMPQNGPGQCCPKCPDCVLETQVFVDGERFPHPRDPCQECHCQEGQARCQPRACPSAPCGHPLPSTCCRTDCKGCAFGGKEYPNGADFPHPTDPCRLCHCLSGNVQCLARRCPPLSCPEPVLPPGECCPQCRDVPAGCPPSGDAVPARNQEHFFPPGDPCSRCLCLDGSVSCQRLPCPPAPCAHPRRGPCCPSCDGCLYQGKEFASGERFPSPSIACHVCLCWEGSVNCEPRACAPAQCPFPAREDCCPTCDSCEYLGVSYLSSQEFPDPREPCNLCTCLGGFVTCTRRPCEPPACSHPLTVPELCCPTCQGCLYHGITAALGETLPDPLDPTCSLCTCQEGSMHCQKKPCPPALCTQPSPGPCFCPVCRSCLSQGREYQDGEEFEGPEGSCERCRCWAGQVSCTRLRCPPLPCLLQVTEPGSCCPQCAGCLAHGEEHPEGSSWVPANSPCSICMCHKGVVTCAQVQCTSACTQPQQEAGDCCPRCSGCEHEGRKYEPGESFQPATDPCEVCICELQPGRPPSLHCRRRQCPVLVGCPPSQRLPPGPKHCCPTCAQALSNCTEDLRGTELMPPDPCYTCQCQDPTWLCTRRTCPELSCHPWERHTPADSCCPVCKASTQSCTHQGRQVAPGEHWAVDACTSCSCLAGTVRCQSQRCSKLACGSDEAPALSPGSCCPRCLPRPASCMAFGDPHYRTFDGRLLHFQGSCSYVLAKDCHGDDFSVHVTNDDRGRRGVAWTQEVAVLLGTVAVRLLQGRTVVVDQRTVTLPFLQEPLLYIELRGHTVILHAQPGLQVLWDGQSQVEVRVPSSYRGRTCGLCGNLNGFAQDDLQGPDGRLHATEAVFGNSWKVPEGLGPSRPCSAGREVDPCRAVGYRARREANARCGLLKTSPFSHCHAVVPPEPFFAACVYDLCACGPGASADACLCDALEAYASHCRQAGVTPVWRGPTLCVVGCPTDRGFVFDECGPPCPRTCFNQHIPLGELAAHCVRPCVPGCRCPAGLLEHEGHCIPPEACPPVLLAGD comes from the exons ATGGCGGGGGCCGGGGAGGTGCTGCTACCTCTGCTCCTGCAGCTCGGGAGTCTGGTGCTGGCCGCATGCG GTGGGGAGGTCTCCAGAGAGCGCCCGAGGCTCGCGGACATTCTGGACTATCAGCAGCAGGCACCCTCCCGCTCTTCTGTCCCTGCTGGGGCCCACCAACAGCAATGGTGCCCCCTGGAGGAGAGGCTGGAGCGGCTGGAAGCCGAGGTGACTGACCTCAGGAAGCAG AACAGGGACCTGCAAGCCAGGGTGCTGCAACTGGAGTCTCGTGACTGCTGCTCCACTGCCCCCCAGTGCTGTGGGCTGCAGCGCACCTGTCCTGAAGGGGCTCGCTGGGAGCCTGATGCCTGCACGACCTGTGTGTGCCGTGACGGGACCGCACACTGTGGCCCCCAGCCCAGTCTGCCCCACTGCCGCG GCTGCAGCCACAATGGCCAGTCTTATGGTCATGGGGAGACCTTCTCCCCAGACGCCTGCACCACCTGCCACTGTCTG GCAGGAGCTGTACAATGCCGAGGTCCCTCATGCTCTGAGCTCAACTGCCTGGAGACCCTCACCCCACCTGGGGAATGCTGCCCCGTCTGCCGTCCAG GCTGTGAGTATGAAGGACAGCGTCATGAGGAAGGGGCCAGCTTCTTGTCCAGTTCCAACCCCTGCCTCCAGTGCTCTTGCCTG AGGAGCCTGGTTCGTTGTGTGCCTGTGAAGTGCCAGCCAAGCCCCTGCCCTGAGCCAGTCCTGAGGCCTGGACACTGCTGCCCAGTCTGCCAAG CCCCGGGCTGCACAGAAGGTAACTCTCACAGGGACCATGGCCAAGAGTGGACCACTCCTGGAGACCCCTGCCGCATCTGCCGGTGCCTG GAGGGCCAGATTCAGTGCCGCCAGCGGGAGTGTGCCAGCCTGTGTCCGTACCCCGCCAGGCCCCTTCCGGGCACTTGCTGCCCAGTGTGTGATG GCTGTTTCCTCAATGGGCGGGAGCACAGCAGTGGGGAGCCTGTGGGCTCCCAGGACCCCTGCTCCAGTTGCCGCTGTGCT AATGGGAGTGTCCAGTGTGAGCCTCTACCCTGCCCGCCTGCACCCTGCAGATATCCGGGCAGGATTCCTGGGCAGTGCTGCCCTGTGTGTGATG GCTGTCAATACCAGGGACATGACTATCAGAGCGAGGACACCTTCACCCTGCAAGAGAACGGCCGCTGCCTTCGGTGCTCCTGCCAG GCTGGTGACGTATCCTGTGAGGAACAGGACTGCCCGGTCGCCCCCTGTACTCGGTCTGCCTCTGGCCCCCAGCTCTGCtcag CCTGTGTGCTCAATGGTGAGGAGTTCGCTGAGGGGATCCAGTGGGAACCAGATGGACAGCCTTGTACCACCTGTTCCTGCCAAGATGGGGTGCCTGTGTGCAGGGCTGTGCTTTGCTCCCCAATACCCTGCCAACATCCTACCCAGCCACCCG GTGCCTGCTGCCCCAGCTGTGAGAGCTGCACCTACCATGGCCTCGTGTATGCCAATGGGCAGAACTTCACAGATGTGGACAACCCCTGTCATGCCTGCCATTGTGAG gaCGGGACTGTGAGGTGCTCATTGGTCAATTGTCCTCCCACGACTTGTGCCATGCCTCAAAATGGACCGGGCCAGTGCTGTCCCAAGTGTCCAG ACTGCGTCTTGGAGACACAGGTGTTTGTAGATGGAGAGCGCTTCCCTCATCCAAGAGACCCCTGCCAAGAGTGCCATTGTCAGGAAGGCCAAGCTCGCTGCCAGCCTCGTGCCTGCCCCAGCGCCCCCTGTGGTCACCCTCTGCCCAGCACCTGCTGCAGGACAGACTGCAAAG GCTGTGCCTTTGGTGGGAAAGAATACCCCAACGGAGCGGACTTCCCTCACCCCACGGACCCGTGTCGCCTATGTCACTGTCTG AGCGGCAACGTACAGTGCCTGGCGCGTCGCTGTCCGCCGCTGTCCTGTCCCGAGCCAGTCCTGCCTCCGGGAGAGTGCTGCCCCCAGTGCCGCG ATGTCCCGGCTGGCTGCCCACCGTCAGGGGATGCGGTTCCCGCCCGCAACCAGGAGCACTTCTTCCCACCGGGAGACCCCTGCAGCCGCTGCCTCTGCCTGGATGGCTCAGTGTCCTGCCAGCGACTGCCCTGCCCGCCCGCACCCTGCGCCCACCCGCGCCGGGGCCCCTGCTGCCCCTCCTGCGATG GCTGCCTGTACCAAGGGAAGGAGTTCGCCAGTGGAGAGCGCTTCCCGTCTCCTAGCATCGCGTGCCACGTGTGCCTCTGCTGGGAGGGCAGCGTCAACTGCGAGCCCCGGGCTTGTGCCCCTGCACAGTGTCCCTTCCCCGCCAGGGAAGACTGCTGCCCCACCTGTGATA GCTGTGAGTATCTGGGGGTATCCTATCTGAGCAGCCAGGAGTTCCCGGACCCCCGGGAACCCTGCAACCTGTGCACCTGCCTTGGAGGCTTTGTGACTTGCACCCGCCGGCCCTGTGAGCCTCCAGCCTGCAGCCACCCGCTCACTGTGCCTGAGCTCTGCTGTCCAACCTGCCAGG GATGCCTGTACCATGGGATCACTGCTGCCCTTGGAGAGACCCTTCCTGATCCTCTTGACCCCACCTGCTCCCTCTGCACCTGCCAG GAAGGCTCTATGCATTGCCAGAAGAAACCGTGTCCTCCGGCTCTCTGCACACAGCCTTCTCCAGGCCCCTGCTTCTGCCCTGTTTGTCGCA GCTGCCTCTCTCAGGGTCGGGAGTACCAAGATGGGGAGGAGTTTGAGGGACCCGAGGGCAGCTGCGAGCGCTGCCGCTGTTGG GCTGGCCAGGTCAGCTGTACGAGGCTTCGGTGCCCGCCTCTGCCTTGCTTGCTTCAGGTCACAGAGCCAGGGAGCTGTTGTCCTCAGTGCGCAG GCTGCCTCGCTCATGGGGAGGAGCATCCTGAAGGTAGTAGCTGGGTGCCTGCCAACAGCCCCTGCTCCATCTGCATGTGTCACAAGGGCGTCGTCACCTGTGCCCAGGTCCAGTGTACCAGTGCCTGCACCCAGCCCCAGCAGGAGGCCGGTGACTGCTGCCCTCGGTGTTCTG GCTGTGAACATGAGGGTCGGAAGTACGAGCCTGGGGAGAGCTTCCAGCCTGCGACAGACCCCTGTGAAGTCTGCATCTGTGAG CTGCAGCCTGGGAGACCTCCCAGCCTTCACTGTCGCCGGCGGCAGTGCCCCGTTCTGGTGGGCTGCCCACCAAGCCAGCGTCTACCCCCTGGGCCCAAGCACTGTTGCCCCACCTGCGCCC AGGCGTTGAGTAACTGCACAGAGGACCTGCGGGGGACTGAGCTGATGCCACCAGACCCCTGCTATACCTGCCAGTGTCAG GATCCGACATGGCTCTGTACTCGCCGGACCTGTCCTGAGCTCAGCTGTCACCCGTGGGAGCGCCACACACCCGCTGACAGCTGCTGCCCCGTGTGTAAGG CCTCTACCCAGTCTTGCACGCATCAGGGCCGCCAGGTAGCCCCTGGGGAACACTGGGCCGTGGATGCCTGCACCAGCTGCTCCTGCTTGGCTGGCACTGTGCGCTGCCAGAGCCAACGCTGCAGTAAGCTCGCATGTGGCTCG GATGAGGCTCCTGCCCTGAGCCCCGGCAGCTGCTGTCCCCGCTGTTTGCCCCGACCGGCTTCCTGCATGGCCTTCGGGGACCCCCATTACCGCACCTTCGATGGCCGCCTGCTGCACTTCCAGGGCAGCTGCAGTTACGTGCTGGCCAAGGATTGCCATGGCGACGACTTCAG TGTCCACGTGACTAATGATGACCGGGGCCGGAGGGGTGTGGCCTGGACCCAAGAGGTGGCGGTGCTGTTGGGAACCGTGGCTGTGAGGCTGCTGCAGGGCAGGACAGTCGTG gTGGACCAGCGCACGGTGACCTTGCCCTTCCTTCAGGAGCCCCTGCTGTACATTGAACTTCGAGGTCACACTGTGATCCTGCATGCCCAGCCTGGACTTCAG GTGCTGTGGGATGGGCAGTCCCAGGTGGAGGTGAGAGTTCCCAGCTCCTACCGGGGCCGGACTTGTGGTCTCTGTGGGAACCTCAATGGCTTTGCCCAGGATGATCTGCAGGGTCCAGATGGGAGGCTCCACGCCACAGAGGCTGTGTTTGGGAACAGCTGGAAG GTCCCTGAAGGCCTGGGTCCTAGCCGGCCCTGTTCTGCAGGCAGAGAGGTGGACCCATGTCGGGCAGTAGGTTACCGTGCCAGGCGTGAGGCCAATGCCCGGTGTGGGCTCCTGAAGACCTCACCGTTCAGTCACTGCCATGCTGTGGTACCCCCAGAACCCTTCTTTGCTGCCTGTGTGTATGACCTATGTGCTTGTGGACCCGGAGCCTCAGCTGACGCTTGTCTCTGTGATGCCCTGGAAGCCTATGCTAGTCACTGTCGCCAGGCTGGGGTGACTCCTGTCTGGAGGGGCCCTACACTCTGTG TGGTGGGCTGCCCCACGGACCGTGGCTTTGTGTTTGATGAATGTGGACCACCCTGCCCCCGCACCTGCTTCAACCAGCACATACCCCTCGGGGAACTGGCAGCCCACTGCGTGAGGCCCTGTGTTCCAGGCTGCCGGTGTCCTGCGGGCCTGCTGGAACATGAAGGCCACTGCATCCCACCTGAGGCCTGCCCACCAGTCCTGCTTGCTGGCGACTAA